DNA from Leptolyngbya iicbica LK:
TCCCAAATATATTCAGGCGCGTCAGTTTGACCTACAAGGGTTTGAGCCAGCGGCTGCCAAACCCCTGCAAACGCTGCGTGCATTAGGTGAAACCGAACGGGCTGCGATCGCCGCCGCGGATACTTTCTTTATCGCGACGGCTTATCTGGATGCGGCTGCCGGCGTCGCCAAAGGGGTTGATGTCTCCCATCGCGGCGGCAAACCGGGCTTTGTTCGCGTCGATGGCGACACTCTGACAGTGCCAGACTTTGCCGGCAACTATCACTTCAATACCTTTGGCAATATCGAAGTGAATCCCCGAGCAGGTTTGCTTTTTATCGATTTTGAAAGTGGCGACCTGCTGTATCTCACAGGCAAGGCCGAAGTCATTTGGGATGGCAATCCCGAAATTGAACGCTATGCCGGGGCTGAGCGGCTGTTCAAATTTCATACGGAGAAAGGTATGCGAGTTCAAGGCAGCTTACCCCTAACCTGGTCACCCGCCGCAGTGTCGCCATTTCTTCAGGAAACGGGGGCTTGGTGATACTGCCTGAGGCCAGAAATTTCCCGAAGCTCCTCACCGTAAGCTGATCACCCCCAGCGTCACAATCAGGATTCGGGGTGCTTGAACTGGCGATAGCGGCGACGGGCCCGGCGGATCAGGGGTAAACCGGCAAAGTAACTAGCCGTCCCAAAGATGGCTCCCATCACCAGGCTGCCTAGCATCAAGGCGACGCCAACATCAGCGCCAGTTTCGAGCCAAGCTTTCATCGATTCGACATCGGTAAACAAGTTGACGACAGGCCGCCCCAAGATCCAACTGCCGAGACGATAGTTAAAGGCGTAAATCGGCAAATAGGTTAGGGGATTGCTAATCCAAGTGCCTGCTGCCGCCATGAGAGGATTGCCCTTGATGCGAAAGGCGATCGCCACCCCCATGATAGTTTGCAGTCCAAACAACGGGAACATTCCCGCAAACACCCCCGCAGCCAAGCCTCGCGCCAATTCCTTGGGATGCCCTCGCAGACGAATAAATTTCAGATAAATATAGCGACTGCGCCGCTTGATCTGTACCCACCAAGAGCGCGATGAGCTTGACGACTGAGGCAAACGGCCAGGGGAAGACACAGCAGATTCATGGGGTAAAGGAGTGATGGGCACTGTGGTTTTCAGCAAATCCAAAGAAAACGTTAACTAGTCACTATTCTAGAAGTTCCCTCAATCAGTTGAGAGCAAGCAGCGAAGTTTCATTTTGCCTTCACAGTTTTTGTAGCGGATGCAGCGGTTTCTCTTCTGGCGGTCAGTAACATCGACAATCAAACAGAGTGATATCAGCGCTGCCACCAAGGCAATACGCCTAGCGTGAAGAAAGACTGGCAAGTTGTCAATTCTGAGACAGATCGATAGCATTGACATAGGTTACAAAAGTTAACACTCTCAAAGCGGTGCGTTTTTGAGTTCATCCCCTGTAAATGGATAGCTGTTTATGCCCTACTCCTTAGATACTGCTCGTATTCTGGCGGAACCCCTGGTCGCTTCATTTTTTCAAGCTTGCGAGGGTGACTGGCGCTCTAAGCGGCGCTATTACACGCTCAAAAGTGGTGATGTTCAAGAAGTGGTGAGCTACATCAACATTCGGTTTTTGTCGGCAGACGCAGCAGAACTAGAGACTTTGCATCAGCTACATGATTTGCCAGAGCGCACCCCACTGATCTGTGGTGCTCAAGTCACTTGGGAGAGTAACTACATCCACACCCAGCGAAAACCTGTCAACGGCTCCACTTTGTTTGGGGTCAGGGGCACAACGCTGTATCGCGATCGCGGCTTTGCCACCGCAAAACCAGTAACGGCGGACTTTACTTTCCGTGAGCCACGCACCATGGTGTTAAAGACTGCCTACGACGGCTCAAGCTTTGAAGAAGAAATCAAATTGATCGGTGACTCGACTCGCACACGACAGACCATCATTTCTCGAGCTGGAGAAGAAATCATGATTGGTCAATATTTAGAACAGCGCTGCTAAGGAATCAGGAATTTATAAAATCCAAGTCTTGTTGGGCAGGCATCTTGCTTGCCCTCAGACAGTCGTCTCGACTGTCCACACTTAATTGAATTCTCATTCCTAAGTGCTCTCTGTTTAGCAAACCACGCAAAACCAGTGTCTGGCGTTAATGAATGCTAGGCACTGGTTTTGCGTATAGGAGAAGCGCCTACCTACGACGCCCATCCATCAACCCCAGACCAACAAAACGCTCGGTTTAACGGGAGGCGTTGAGAATGTTTTTCTTTGGGGAAGATAGTCAAAACAAAGCCCTTGAGGCTTTTTAAGCGCTCAAGGGCTAATGCTATGTAATACCCCCAGGGGAATTCGAATCCCCGTCGCCTCCGTGAAAGGGAGGTGTCCTAGGCCTCTAGACGATGGGGGCCTGTGTTATTCGACACTGATTAATATAAACAAATGCTGTAACAGTGTCAAACAAATTTGCTGAGTTTGTGAAAACTGCTCGAAGCTTGCTGGAGCAGGCTTTCTGCATCCAGCAGTATAGGCTATTTTAGGCCGCCAGCATTGCGCAGTCGGATAACCTGACGGCGCATCTCGGGGGAAGCATCCAACTCCGCGACTTCTTGCACCCTAACGTCCGCCTGCAAGGGTTCAAGATAGTTATCGCTGCCATAGGAGTAGGCATCGATTAGAATCTGCAACAGTTGATCGCGATCGCACTGAGCTAGCTCCTCTTCAATCAGGCGAAACTTGAGCGTGACTTCACACTCATAGATTCCCACCTGCGGCGTTGATGGTTGAATTGCCGGATTCGCATTTGTGGAACAGAGTTTCATCTTTGTCATGCCCGCCTAATCGGAACAGTGGTGGCTGTGCAGTGAGCCGGTCTCATCAGCAATTAGCTTTACAGCCCTGAATGAGTACATCGCTTTGGTGCCTGACTCTATAAAACCAAGATTCCCTGGAAAAAGGCGAACTGAAACGACGATTTTATCGGATTAATAAATTCTCTTGCTATTAGCTTTAAAGAAACATCTCGTTTCCCAAAATACACTGACATAATCAGCTCAAAACTTTTGTATCCCCCTGAATAGAGTCGTTTCAGAAGACAGCTAGTCACTTGCTATTACTTGCTGCGCCTGTGACCACACACGTTCAAGACAGCCTTTAAACATCCGTAAAAAGACTGAATTAAGGTTTTACTCATCAATTATCTCAGTACTGAGACTTAGAGGAATTGAAGGTTTTTCCAAAAGCTGGTGTAAATATTTTGGGCATCCCTGCATTAATACGGCTAAATTCACTGCCATGCTGAAGCAAAAATCACTCTCAGAACTCAGTAAGATCTGGCAATTGTAATCACTAGCGGTCAACCTTCTTTCAAGAGTCGTCAGTGAAACTTCAAACTTGGCAACTACGCACTGCCTAAAGGCGACCTGTCCTGGCTGTGAAGGACGGCCAAGACAGACTGATTTGAGCACACGAGGACGTCTAGATATATCTTGTTATCTCGCGGCCTGGATGCCTTGAAGGTACG
Protein-coding regions in this window:
- a CDS encoding phycobiliprotein lyase, with product MPYSLDTARILAEPLVASFFQACEGDWRSKRRYYTLKSGDVQEVVSYINIRFLSADAAELETLHQLHDLPERTPLICGAQVTWESNYIHTQRKPVNGSTLFGVRGTTLYRDRGFATAKPVTADFTFREPRTMVLKTAYDGSSFEEEIKLIGDSTRTRQTIISRAGEEIMIGQYLEQRC
- a CDS encoding Npun_R1517 family heterocyst differentiation transcriptional regulator, producing the protein MTKMKLCSTNANPAIQPSTPQVGIYECEVTLKFRLIEEELAQCDRDQLLQILIDAYSYGSDNYLEPLQADVRVQEVAELDASPEMRRQVIRLRNAGGLK
- a CDS encoding DUF2062 domain-containing protein, which produces MSSPGRLPQSSSSSRSWWVQIKRRSRYIYLKFIRLRGHPKELARGLAAGVFAGMFPLFGLQTIMGVAIAFRIKGNPLMAAAGTWISNPLTYLPIYAFNYRLGSWILGRPVVNLFTDVESMKAWLETGADVGVALMLGSLVMGAIFGTASYFAGLPLIRRARRRYRQFKHPES
- a CDS encoding pyridoxamine 5'-phosphate oxidase family protein; amino-acid sequence: MAIPGWQQAASPFHSGEQAIQAKLGARDRMEVLGRRMIRDFLPEQHQQFYAQLSYFLVGTVDREGQPWASILVGEPGFITATSDRTLHIAAQPLFGDPLSETLTVGADIGFLGIELHTRRRNRINGIVSAITSDGFEVAVGQTFGNCPKYIQARQFDLQGFEPAAAKPLQTLRALGETERAAIAAADTFFIATAYLDAAAGVAKGVDVSHRGGKPGFVRVDGDTLTVPDFAGNYHFNTFGNIEVNPRAGLLFIDFESGDLLYLTGKAEVIWDGNPEIERYAGAERLFKFHTEKGMRVQGSLPLTWSPAAVSPFLQETGAW